A part of Aurantimicrobium sp. MWH-Uga1 genomic DNA contains:
- a CDS encoding DUF4307 domain-containing protein — MSTETNLADRYGRSRDDRGPIRRNLGVIIVSTVIIVALVSWVIFTDALGFGPQTSARDLGFEDLTETSVTVEFELTATPGHEVACAVQALNTSFAIVGWKVFIYPPSQQRIRDIKETITTSQPATTGLVYQCWLT, encoded by the coding sequence TACCGAAACCAACCTCGCAGATCGCTACGGACGATCACGCGATGACCGCGGACCCATTCGCCGCAACCTCGGTGTCATTATCGTCTCCACCGTCATAATTGTTGCTCTGGTGAGTTGGGTCATCTTCACAGATGCACTCGGGTTTGGTCCGCAGACCTCCGCGCGCGATTTGGGATTTGAGGACCTGACAGAAACAAGCGTGACCGTCGAATTTGAACTCACGGCTACCCCCGGGCATGAGGTTGCCTGTGCCGTGCAGGCGCTCAACACAAGCTTTGCCATTGTGGGCTGGAAAGTATTTATCTACCCTCCGTCGCAGCAGCGCATCCGCGATATTAAAGAGACCATCACCACCAGCCAACCAGCGACCACCGGTTTGGTTTACCAATGTTGGCTCACCTAG
- the greA gene encoding transcription elongation factor GreA: MASEEIKETWLTQEAYDRLKGELDTLSTTGREEIAKRIEAAREEGDLKENGGYHAAKDEQGKIEARIRTLTALLKDVKVGEAPQSSGVVETGTVITATIAGDEATFLLGNREIAAGTDYTVYSESSPMGAAILGLKVGEKTTFTAPNGKDIEVKVINVETFTG, from the coding sequence ATGGCTAGCGAAGAAATCAAAGAAACATGGCTCACTCAAGAGGCGTATGACCGCCTCAAGGGAGAACTCGACACCTTGTCCACCACCGGTCGTGAAGAGATTGCCAAGCGTATTGAAGCTGCCCGCGAAGAGGGTGACCTCAAAGAAAACGGTGGCTACCACGCTGCTAAAGATGAGCAGGGCAAGATCGAAGCTCGCATTCGCACCTTGACTGCTCTTCTCAAGGACGTCAAAGTGGGCGAAGCCCCCCAAAGCTCTGGTGTTGTCGAAACCGGTACAGTGATTACCGCCACTATTGCTGGTGATGAAGCTACGTTCTTACTCGGCAACCGTGAAATTGCTGCCGGAACCGACTACACGGTTTACAGCGAGAGCAGCCCCATGGGTGCTGCCATCCTAGGTCTTAAGGTTGGGGAAAAGACCACCTTCACTGCACCCAACGGTAAAGACATTGAAGTAAAAGTCATCAACGTGGAAACGTTCACCGGCTAA